In Parus major isolate Abel chromosome 1, Parus_major1.1, whole genome shotgun sequence, the following proteins share a genomic window:
- the KCTD12 gene encoding BTB/POZ domain-containing protein KCTD12, producing MALADSARGLPNGGGVSPAAGSGAPGSGAAAAATGGWSSFPEIVELNVGGQVYVTRRCTVVSVRDSLLWRMFSQQQPSELPRDSKGRFFLDRDGFLFRYILDYLRDLQLVLPEHFPERSRLQREAEYFQLPDLARRLAQTRAAAARPAALHRDGSICAEEPPPPLLGYLEAEPLEGGGGAVASAPSPTASRSPSGGPLLTPSQSLDGAGGRRSGYITIGYRGSYTIGREAQADAKFRRVARITVCGKTALAKEVFGETLNESRDPDRPPERYTARYYLKFNFLEQAFDRLSEAGFRMAACSSTGTCAFAPEQGGPADDKIWTSYTEYVFCRD from the coding sequence ATGGCCCTGGCGGACAGCGCCCGCGGGCTGCCCAACGGCGGCGGCGTGTCGCCcgcggcggggagcggggcgCCGGGCAGCGGGGCGGCCGCAGCGGCCACGGGCGGCTGGTCGTCCTTCCCGGAGATCGTGGAGCTGAACGTGGGCGGGCAGGTGTACGTGACACGGCGCTGCACCGTGGTCTCGGTGCGCGACTCGCTGCTCTGGCGCATGTTCTCGCAGCAGCAGCCCAGCGAGCTGCCCCGGGACAGCAAGGGCCGCTTCTTCCTCGACCGCGACGGCTTCCTCTTCCGCTACATCCTGGACTACCTGCGGgacctgcagctggtgctgcccGAGCACTTCCCGGAGCGCAGCCGCCTCCAGCGGGAGGCTGAGTACTTCCAGCTGCCCGACCTGGCTCGGCGCCTGGCGCAGACTCGGGcggccgccgcccgccccgccgccctGCACCGCGACGGCTCCATCTGCGCCgaggagccgccgccgccgctgctcGGCTACCTGGAGGCCGAGCCGCTGGAAGGAGGCGGCGGGGCCGTGGCGTCCGCCCCGTCGCCCACCGCCAGCCGCAGCCCCTCGGGCGGGCCGCTGCTCACGCCCTCGCAGTCGCTGGacggggcgggcgggcggcgctCTGGCTACATCACCATCGGCTACCGGGGCTCCTACACCATCGGGCGGGAGGCGCAGGCTGATGCCAAATTCCGGCGGGTGGCTCGCATCACTGTCTGCGGCAAGACGGCCCTGGCCAAAGAGGTTTTCGGGGAGACCCTGAACGAGAGCCGCGACCCCGACCGCCCTCCCGAGCGCTACACTGCCCGCTACTACCTCAAGTTCAACTTCCTCGAGCAAGCCTTCGACCGACTCTCCGAGGCCGGCTTCCGCATGGCCGCCTGCTCCTCCACTGGCACCTGCGCCTTCGCCCCCGAGCAGGGCGGTCCCGCCGATGACAAGATCTGGACCAGCTACACCGAATATGTTTTCTGCCGGGACTGA